One window of the Limibacillus sp. genome contains the following:
- a CDS encoding sulfatase-like hydrolase/transferase yields the protein MRFLASFFIFALFFSGLAAAQDSQKNPNFLVIWGDDVGMWNISAYHRGMMCCDTPNIDRIADEGLLFMDHYAHASCTAGRAAFITGQYPIRTGLSTVGLPGAPQGLQSEDPTLAEMLKPLGYRTGQFGKNHLGDRDEHLPTAHGFDEFFGILYHLNAGEYVEQDDYPAEAFEKAGLAQRGVIHSLAAPEGGEQRIEDLGGFGQERQRVLDQEVLVESLRFIRDAVEAGEPFFVWHNTTRMHYRTNLSPEYDGITGTGNVYADGMVELDDDVGELLDLLDELGVADNTVVIFSTDNGAATNSWPDGGNQPFRGDKGVGGYEGAFKVPAMIRWPGLVQPGTTTGELITMEDWMPTIMAQLGQPDIKEDLLDGAEIGGKEYRVHLDGYDQTPILTGEGPSNRKEFFFFSETTFHGMRFSEWKFLFTEQDKWFNGVQQQLTTPLITRLDLDPFERFHETRGFDEWQENRSWALGPASTIVARFFSSFEDYPPRQASLDFDTDKIMDSMMDPNAR from the coding sequence ATGCGTTTTTTGGCATCCTTCTTCATCTTTGCTCTGTTCTTCAGCGGTCTTGCGGCGGCCCAGGACAGTCAAAAAAATCCAAACTTTCTGGTCATCTGGGGAGATGATGTCGGAATGTGGAACATTTCGGCCTATCACCGCGGAATGATGTGTTGCGACACTCCGAACATCGACCGCATCGCCGACGAAGGTTTGCTTTTCATGGATCATTATGCGCATGCGTCCTGCACAGCGGGGCGTGCGGCGTTCATCACTGGTCAATATCCAATCAGAACCGGCTTATCGACTGTCGGACTTCCCGGAGCGCCGCAGGGTCTCCAGTCCGAAGACCCTACACTCGCTGAAATGCTCAAGCCGCTGGGTTACCGCACCGGACAGTTTGGCAAGAATCATCTTGGCGACCGCGATGAGCACCTGCCTACCGCGCACGGTTTCGATGAGTTCTTCGGCATTCTCTACCATCTCAACGCCGGAGAATATGTAGAGCAGGACGATTACCCGGCCGAGGCTTTCGAGAAAGCCGGGCTTGCACAGCGAGGGGTGATCCATTCCCTCGCTGCGCCCGAAGGAGGCGAGCAGCGGATCGAAGACCTTGGTGGCTTTGGCCAGGAACGTCAGCGCGTGCTTGACCAGGAGGTCCTCGTCGAGAGCTTGCGTTTCATTCGAGACGCTGTCGAAGCGGGTGAGCCCTTCTTTGTCTGGCACAACACCACTCGGATGCACTATCGCACCAACCTCAGCCCTGAATACGACGGAATCACCGGGACCGGCAACGTCTATGCCGACGGAATGGTGGAGTTGGACGACGATGTCGGCGAACTGCTGGATTTACTTGATGAACTCGGCGTAGCCGACAACACGGTAGTGATCTTCTCGACCGACAACGGGGCTGCGACAAATAGCTGGCCGGACGGCGGCAATCAGCCCTTCCGAGGCGACAAGGGTGTCGGCGGCTATGAGGGGGCCTTCAAAGTTCCGGCGATGATCCGATGGCCTGGGCTTGTCCAGCCCGGTACCACCACCGGTGAATTGATCACGATGGAAGATTGGATGCCGACGATTATGGCTCAGCTCGGCCAGCCGGACATCAAGGAGGACCTGCTCGATGGCGCCGAGATCGGAGGGAAGGAGTATCGTGTTCATTTAGATGGGTACGATCAGACGCCCATCCTGACCGGCGAGGGGCCGTCCAACCGAAAGGAGTTCTTCTTCTTCTCCGAAACGACCTTCCATGGCATGCGGTTCTCGGAGTGGAAGTTTCTCTTCACCGAGCAGGACAAGTGGTTCAACGGCGTTCAACAACAGCTCACCACCCCGCTGATTACGCGGTTGGACCTCGATCCCTTTGAGCGCTTCCATGAAACCAGGGGGTTTGACGAATGGCAGGAGAACAGGTCCTGGGCGCTTGGTCCCGCTTCCACCATTGTTGCGCGCTTCTTCTCGTCCTTTGAAGACTACCCACCGCGCCAGGCAAGCCTCGATTTCGACACCGACAAGATCATGGATTCGATGATGGATCCGAACGCTCGTTGA
- a CDS encoding lipid-binding SYLF domain-containing protein produces the protein MKVIKNFQKGKLDEQSGKARFGALTPVTTRGSSSIRNGCRAHLTLTIFDVCYWLKADIRYSVNLATTTSSERIQAASFIFSFAGNESRWPDNMEILMKRLFVILSLIAFALSISPPPSEAQTAEEQQIMVDKATIVLKNFRLDPNMEWVREHAQESYGMLILPNLVKGGFIFGGSGGSGVVLARDDGRADWSNPAFYTMASVTFGLQIGGEVSEIILLAVTKRGRDAFLSNEFKLGADVSVAAGPTGAGMKGQTADIFAFSRTKGLFAGLNLEGAVISPRGKWNDAYYGKSVEPSDILIQRSIANEGANELRAEASALRPQ, from the coding sequence GTGAAAGTTATCAAAAACTTTCAAAAAGGGAAATTAGACGAGCAATCTGGCAAAGCAAGATTTGGGGCGCTTACCCCAGTCACTACGAGGGGCTCAAGCAGCATTAGAAACGGCTGTCGAGCCCACCTCACCCTCACAATCTTCGATGTCTGCTACTGGCTAAAAGCGGACATCCGCTACTCCGTCAATTTAGCGACCACAACATCATCAGAACGAATCCAGGCCGCATCGTTTATCTTCTCGTTTGCTGGGAATGAGTCCCGTTGGCCGGATAACATGGAGATTCTGATGAAGCGTTTATTTGTAATCTTGTCGCTTATCGCTTTTGCACTCTCTATTTCACCGCCACCCAGTGAGGCCCAAACCGCAGAAGAGCAACAGATTATGGTCGATAAAGCGACCATTGTTCTGAAGAATTTCCGCCTAGACCCAAACATGGAATGGGTTCGCGAACACGCTCAAGAATCTTACGGGATGCTGATACTCCCAAACCTGGTCAAGGGTGGCTTTATTTTCGGTGGTTCTGGTGGGAGTGGTGTTGTGCTGGCGCGGGACGATGGTCGAGCTGACTGGAGTAATCCTGCTTTTTACACCATGGCATCAGTTACGTTTGGCCTACAGATCGGGGGAGAGGTTTCCGAGATTATATTGCTGGCTGTTACAAAGCGCGGCCGCGATGCATTTCTTTCCAATGAGTTTAAACTTGGAGCGGATGTGAGTGTTGCCGCGGGCCCTACTGGGGCAGGGATGAAGGGGCAGACTGCGGACATATTTGCTTTCTCAAGGACGAAAGGCCTTTTTGCCGGTCTGAACCTTGAAGGCGCTGTTATATCACCTCGGGGCAAATGGAACGACGCTTACTATGGTAAGTCGGTGGAACCTTCTGACATTCTCATTCAACGTTCGATAGCAAACGAAGGCGCCAATGAATTGCGAGCTGAAGCGAGCGCACTGCGGCCACAATAA
- a CDS encoding ornithine cyclodeaminase family protein: MSNSERPLFLSEEALERLCVTTVEAVSSIEKMIRGQAEGTVWSAPKSTLLPPDGRYMMTTLAAADDPPLLVVKSLVLNPKNSERDLPQINGLITVLDSNTGLPKAVLDANWITATRTAALSAVAAQRLARDDSRIAAFVGTGVQASSHLDAFADLYPLEEIRVFGRGRTNIEKLCRQAEAKGIKATIADTGQEAIADADLIVSSVTLSLTSEPFLSAKGTKKGCFAAITDIGTPWHKDSFTAFDCIVIDDVEQEASMRNKLAPPELIAGDLSSLVLEETPGRTSATERTAFMFRGHSLGDLALAALVYQKAVASN; this comes from the coding sequence ATGTCTAACTCGGAACGACCACTGTTCTTGTCGGAGGAGGCCCTTGAGAGGCTTTGCGTGACCACGGTGGAAGCTGTTTCGTCGATTGAAAAAATGATCCGCGGACAGGCCGAAGGAACCGTTTGGTCGGCCCCGAAATCTACACTGCTTCCACCAGATGGTCGGTACATGATGACCACGTTGGCAGCTGCTGATGACCCGCCTTTGCTAGTGGTGAAGTCGCTTGTACTGAACCCTAAGAACAGTGAGCGCGATCTACCCCAGATCAACGGACTGATCACGGTCCTCGACAGCAATACTGGCTTACCAAAAGCGGTTCTGGACGCCAACTGGATCACAGCGACCAGAACCGCAGCGTTGAGTGCTGTAGCAGCACAGCGCTTGGCACGAGACGATTCAAGAATTGCGGCGTTTGTCGGAACGGGCGTTCAAGCCAGCAGCCATCTCGATGCTTTCGCCGACCTTTATCCGCTTGAAGAGATCAGGGTGTTTGGCCGAGGGCGCACCAACATTGAAAAGCTTTGCCGTCAGGCCGAAGCGAAAGGCATAAAAGCTACAATCGCCGACACGGGCCAGGAAGCCATTGCGGATGCTGACCTGATTGTGAGTTCAGTTACGTTATCGCTGACCTCAGAGCCCTTTCTCTCAGCAAAAGGCACTAAAAAAGGGTGTTTTGCAGCCATCACGGATATCGGAACACCCTGGCATAAAGACAGCTTCACTGCCTTTGACTGCATTGTAATCGACGACGTTGAGCAAGAAGCCAGCATGAGAAACAAGCTTGCTCCGCCAGAACTCATCGCAGGCGATTTATCGTCTCTTGTTTTGGAAGAGACGCCCGGCCGAACCAGCGCAACAGAGCGCACGGCTTTCATGTTCAGGGGGCACTCGCTAGGGGATCTAGCTCTGGCGGCCCTCGTGTATCAGAAGGCAGTTGCTAGCAACTGA